The following proteins are co-located in the Sulfurovum sp. TSL6 genome:
- a CDS encoding protein-L-isoaspartate O-methyltransferase — translation MKTMDRLVDDMISSNMLKSPLIIDAFRTIDRKYFVPEEYEEDTYADMPLPIGDYQTISQPSTVAFMLERLEPQDGNQVLDIGSGSAWTTALLCYIVGDKGSVTGVERVDSLVEQGSENLAKFRFHTPCHIEKAGDKLGLPGKQFDRILVSASADEVPEELFPQLKIGGILVIPIGESIFKFTKVSETEIEKEEFYGFVFVPLIY, via the coding sequence ATGAAAACGATGGATAGACTTGTGGATGATATGATCTCATCAAATATGCTGAAAAGTCCACTGATCATTGATGCCTTTAGAACTATCGACAGAAAATATTTTGTACCTGAAGAGTACGAGGAAGATACCTATGCAGATATGCCTTTACCCATTGGAGATTACCAAACCATATCCCAACCTTCTACCGTAGCCTTTATGTTGGAACGTCTTGAGCCTCAAGATGGAAACCAAGTATTGGACATTGGTTCAGGCTCAGCATGGACCACAGCACTTCTTTGTTATATCGTAGGAGACAAAGGCAGTGTAACGGGTGTCGAAAGGGTCGATTCATTGGTGGAGCAGGGAAGTGAGAATCTTGCCAAATTTCGTTTTCATACTCCTTGTCACATAGAAAAAGCAGGAGATAAACTTGGTCTGCCCGGTAAACAGTTTGACAGGATACTCGTTTCTGCATCAGCGGATGAAGTTCCAGAAGAACTTTTTCCACAATTGAAAATAGGCGGCATATTGGTGATACCCATAGGAGAATCCATTTTTAAATTTACAAAGGTATCAGAAACAGAGATTGAAAAAGAAGAATTTTACGGATTTGTCTTCGTACCGTTGATCTACTGA
- a CDS encoding Sir2 family NAD-dependent protein deacetylase, giving the protein MNITDNLQKAKQLLEESDALFITAGAGMGVDSGLPDFRGVEGFWNAYPKAKELGLQFEEMANPEWFESDPRLAWAFYGHRLHLYRDTEPHEGFRKLLELSNTKKYGAHIFTSNVDGQFQKSGFKEEQIMECHGSIHHMQCIDNCQGMLWSADNTFIEIEEGFKAKEPLPSCPFCGAMARPNILMFGDFGWEYARTNGQRERLSRWMDTLEEQGAKLAIVEMGAGTAVPTVRNTSEQIAKRFDVPLIRINPRESFGAEIELPMGAVEALNGII; this is encoded by the coding sequence ATGAATATTACTGATAACCTACAAAAAGCCAAACAATTGTTAGAAGAGTCAGATGCACTATTTATCACTGCAGGTGCAGGGATGGGAGTGGACAGTGGATTGCCTGACTTTAGAGGAGTGGAGGGCTTTTGGAATGCCTATCCAAAGGCCAAAGAGTTAGGCCTTCAATTTGAGGAGATGGCCAACCCGGAGTGGTTCGAGTCTGACCCTCGGTTGGCATGGGCTTTTTATGGTCATAGATTACACCTTTATCGTGATACAGAGCCTCATGAAGGTTTTAGAAAGCTTCTGGAACTATCTAATACTAAAAAATATGGAGCTCATATTTTCACGTCAAATGTCGATGGACAGTTTCAGAAATCAGGCTTCAAAGAAGAACAAATCATGGAGTGTCATGGTTCTATTCACCACATGCAATGTATCGATAATTGTCAGGGAATGCTTTGGAGTGCCGATAATACGTTTATAGAGATAGAAGAGGGATTTAAAGCCAAGGAACCTTTACCCTCCTGTCCTTTCTGTGGGGCTATGGCACGCCCGAATATTTTAATGTTTGGAGACTTCGGATGGGAGTACGCCCGTACGAATGGACAAAGAGAAAGACTAAGTCGTTGGATGGATACTTTGGAAGAGCAGGGTGCGAAACTAGCCATTGTAGAAATGGGAGCAGGAACCGCCGTACCAACGGTACGAAATACTTCTGAGCAGATAGCCAAAAGGTTTGATGTTCCTTTGATTCGTATCAACCCTAGAGAGAGTTTTGGAGCAGAGATCGAACTGCCTATGGGTGCTGTCGAAGCACTTAATGGGATCATTTGA
- a CDS encoding ComF family protein → MHSKHKPEGYRIYKALANMTMKPFIEEFVESDDRDVYIVGIDEYVKSGYSHVALLTRAMKTRNSIPQYSSLMAQNRVNYSGKDLQFRLDNPRDFLYKGKSNIDVILVDDIITTGITLQEAQKVLMSHGVNVLFALTLADVEES, encoded by the coding sequence TTGCATAGTAAACATAAACCAGAAGGGTATCGCATCTACAAAGCTTTAGCAAATATGACCATGAAACCGTTCATTGAAGAATTTGTTGAATCTGATGACAGAGATGTGTACATCGTAGGGATAGATGAATATGTCAAAAGCGGCTACTCTCATGTGGCACTTCTTACACGGGCGATGAAGACAAGGAACTCGATACCGCAATACAGCTCACTCATGGCACAAAACAGAGTGAATTATTCGGGTAAAGACTTACAGTTTCGTTTGGATAACCCTAGAGATTTTCTCTATAAAGGCAAGTCAAACATAGATGTGATACTCGTAGATGACATCATCACCACGGGAATCACACTACAAGAGGCACAAAAAGTACTTATGTCTCATGGAGTAAATGTACTCTTTGCTTTGACATTAGCGGATGTAGAGGAATCCTAA
- the amrS gene encoding AmmeMemoRadiSam system radical SAM enzyme — MTSNKDMKYYTREEGKDRIICLLCRHSCKLKEGQVGFCGINKNVEGELKTLVYGHPVAVHVDPVEKKPLNHVMPGTTALSFGTVGCNFKCPFCQNWDISQEKEVNEDINVSPEEMVELALSHGAESIAYTYNEPTIFYPYAKDIGVIAKEKGLKNLFVSNGFETPEVIEDMASWVDAANIDLKSWDAAYYKKVLKGGLDEVKDTLKRMIAAGIWVEVTTLIIHGENDSDKDIEEMAAFIANDLGKHVPWHLSAFHPDYKMLDHERTKVETLMRAKKIGEKAGLYYIYLGNVPVHADTHCPQCGTLLIDRSGYDVTVNTLENGHCPKCHRAIEGVWS, encoded by the coding sequence ATGACATCTAACAAAGATATGAAATATTATACAAGAGAAGAGGGTAAAGACAGGATCATATGTCTGCTCTGTCGCCACTCCTGCAAACTCAAAGAGGGGCAGGTAGGTTTCTGCGGTATCAACAAAAATGTAGAAGGAGAGCTTAAAACACTTGTCTATGGCCATCCTGTCGCAGTACATGTGGATCCTGTAGAGAAAAAACCGCTGAATCATGTAATGCCTGGAACTACAGCACTTTCCTTTGGGACAGTAGGATGTAATTTTAAATGTCCATTTTGTCAAAATTGGGATATATCTCAAGAGAAAGAAGTGAATGAAGATATAAATGTCAGCCCTGAAGAGATGGTGGAACTGGCACTTTCACATGGTGCTGAATCCATCGCCTATACCTATAATGAACCCACTATCTTCTACCCCTATGCCAAAGACATTGGGGTTATTGCTAAAGAAAAAGGGCTCAAAAACCTTTTTGTCAGCAATGGATTTGAAACACCAGAGGTCATTGAGGATATGGCAAGTTGGGTCGATGCAGCAAATATCGATCTAAAAAGCTGGGATGCTGCCTATTATAAAAAGGTACTCAAAGGTGGACTTGATGAGGTAAAGGACACTCTTAAAAGAATGATAGCTGCAGGTATTTGGGTTGAAGTGACAACACTGATTATCCATGGCGAAAATGACAGTGACAAAGATATAGAAGAGATGGCAGCATTTATAGCCAATGATCTTGGTAAGCATGTGCCATGGCACTTAAGTGCGTTTCATCCGGATTATAAGATGCTGGATCATGAGAGAACAAAAGTAGAAACGCTAATGCGTGCCAAAAAGATAGGAGAAAAAGCAGGGCTTTATTATATTTATCTGGGGAATGTACCGGTTCATGCCGATACACATTGCCCTCAGTGTGGAACGTTGCTGATCGACCGTAGTGGATATGATGTGACGGTGAATACCTTAGAAAATGGGCATTGTCCTAAATGTCACAGAGCGATAGAAGGAGTATGGTCATGA
- the amrB gene encoding AmmeMemoRadiSam system protein B — protein MSTREAAVAGQFYPSSPDEIHAMLEHYNEILDTHLKEKDGILHLKPRAVIVPHAGYVYSGFTANIALRLLSNSDIKRVVIIGPSHRVYLNGTSISEFDTYHTPLGALLIDKPLVSDLKERFELAFVPEAHHEHSTEVQIPFVKNYTPDVSVVELVYGDESPEKLAEVIEYLLDDPDTAVVISTDLSHYYDIKKANTLDSICLEAVKELSTAELHEGCEACGKIGVEAILLAAKRSALRSVLLDYRTSADASGDESQVVGYMSAAFVEQ, from the coding sequence ATGAGCACAAGAGAAGCAGCGGTTGCCGGACAATTTTATCCATCCAGCCCGGATGAGATACATGCCATGCTGGAACACTACAATGAAATCCTTGATACACATCTCAAAGAGAAGGATGGTATATTACACCTTAAACCCAGAGCGGTCATTGTACCGCATGCAGGGTATGTATATAGTGGTTTCACTGCGAACATAGCATTAAGACTATTATCTAATTCAGATATCAAGCGTGTTGTGATCATTGGCCCTAGCCATCGAGTCTATCTCAATGGAACAAGTATTTCTGAATTTGATACGTATCATACACCTCTTGGTGCATTGCTCATCGATAAACCATTGGTATCAGACCTGAAAGAGCGATTTGAGTTAGCGTTTGTACCTGAAGCCCACCATGAGCACAGTACGGAAGTACAGATACCCTTTGTCAAAAATTATACACCGGATGTATCAGTGGTTGAGTTGGTTTATGGTGATGAGTCTCCTGAAAAGCTGGCGGAAGTGATCGAGTATCTTCTTGATGATCCTGATACCGCAGTGGTGATCAGTACGGATCTGAGCCACTATTATGATATCAAAAAGGCCAATACACTCGATAGCATCTGTTTGGAAGCAGTGAAGGAACTGAGTACAGCCGAACTGCATGAAGGATGTGAAGCCTGTGGTAAGATCGGTGTGGAAGCGATACTGCTTGCAGCAAAAAGGAGTGCTTTAAGATCTGTGCTGTTGGATTATCGTACGAGTGCAGATGCCAGTGGAGATGAATCACAGGTAGTAGGGTATATGAGTGCAGCATTCGTGGAGCAGTAG
- a CDS encoding cation-transporting P-type ATPase, translated as MKNHIDGSVLISEDWHTKSTDSVLNLLETSIDGLTQEEVETRLSQYGPNQLPEAQTRGIFLRFIYQFHNVLIYVLLVAGMVTAILEHWVDAGVIFAVVLLNAVIGFIQEGKAEDALRSIQQMLSPHAIVIRNGRQVTIQAEDLVPGDIVVLQSGDKVPADLRLFRVKGLQIQESALTGESIAVEKTLDPVAKESVIGDRRCMAYSGTIVTHGQGSGIVIGTGSQTQIGRISSLVSEVESATTPLLGQMAQFGRWLTIAILGISLLTFAFGLWVRDYAASEMFLAAVSLAVAAIPEGLPAIMTITLAIGVQRMAKRHAIIRKLPAVETLGAVTVICSDKTGTLTRNEMTVSTIATANDLFELTGTGYDPHGAICVSDRDVHTEERPLLEEVVRVAMLCNDASLEQKNGEWLVHGDPMEGALLVAGLKAGLDMEMEAKQYPRTDLIPFESEHRFMATLHHDHAGDTFIFLKGAPEQILEMCTYQRSLNDDRPLDKNYWLERIEALAGHGQRVLAIASKRAHPKQEELQFSDLENDLVILGMLGLIDPPREEAIEAVQICDRAGIRVKMITGDHGATARAIAQQLKLVNTQDVLTGKELELMSEEVLSQRVLDVDIYARVNPEHKLCLVRLLQEHGLIVAMTGDGVNDAPALKRADVGTAMGHNGTEAAKEASEMVLADDNFASITHAVEEGRTVYDNLKKAILFILPTNGGEALIILAAIAFGFHQMPLIPVQILWVNMVTAVTLALSLAFEPPEQNVMQRPPRDAHEPILTAYLIWRVAYVSMILMGGTFGLFLWEMDQHATIEHSRTVAVNTLIMFEIFYLFNSRYITDSVFNWEGLSGNRYVLIAIAILIILQLGFTYLRPMQSLFGSTAIDFTIWLRIIVVASSVLFLVELEKYIVRYRDKTKSNGQK; from the coding sequence ATGAAGAACCACATAGATGGATCAGTTTTGATATCAGAAGATTGGCATACAAAAAGCACAGATTCAGTGTTAAATTTACTTGAAACATCCATAGATGGTCTTACTCAAGAAGAGGTAGAGACGAGACTTTCTCAGTACGGCCCAAACCAGCTTCCTGAAGCACAGACACGCGGTATATTCCTACGTTTTATCTATCAGTTTCATAATGTATTGATCTATGTGCTCCTTGTTGCGGGTATGGTGACTGCCATATTGGAGCATTGGGTCGATGCCGGTGTAATCTTTGCTGTCGTACTTCTCAACGCAGTGATCGGATTCATACAAGAGGGTAAAGCAGAGGATGCTTTGAGATCCATACAACAGATGCTTTCTCCTCATGCAATCGTGATACGTAACGGCCGACAGGTAACCATTCAGGCAGAAGATCTGGTGCCCGGTGATATCGTTGTGCTGCAATCCGGTGATAAGGTACCGGCAGACTTGAGACTGTTTCGCGTCAAGGGACTGCAAATTCAGGAGTCAGCATTGACAGGTGAGTCGATAGCAGTAGAAAAGACCTTAGATCCTGTGGCAAAGGAGAGTGTGATAGGTGATAGGCGTTGCATGGCGTATTCAGGTACGATTGTGACACATGGTCAAGGTAGCGGCATCGTCATAGGCACGGGTTCACAAACACAAATAGGTCGTATCAGCAGCCTTGTATCGGAAGTGGAATCAGCGACCACGCCTCTGCTTGGACAAATGGCCCAGTTTGGCCGTTGGCTTACGATAGCTATTTTGGGTATTTCTCTCCTTACCTTTGCCTTTGGCTTATGGGTCAGGGATTATGCTGCGTCTGAAATGTTTCTTGCCGCAGTTAGTCTGGCAGTCGCTGCAATTCCGGAAGGACTGCCTGCCATCATGACGATCACCCTTGCCATAGGTGTGCAGCGAATGGCAAAACGTCATGCGATTATCCGCAAATTGCCAGCGGTTGAAACACTCGGAGCCGTCACGGTGATCTGCTCTGATAAAACAGGTACCTTGACCCGTAATGAAATGACCGTCTCTACAATCGCGACTGCCAATGATCTCTTTGAACTCACTGGAACAGGTTATGATCCACATGGAGCGATATGTGTGTCAGATAGAGATGTTCATACAGAAGAAAGACCACTTTTAGAGGAAGTGGTACGGGTTGCGATGCTTTGCAATGATGCATCACTGGAACAAAAGAACGGTGAATGGCTTGTGCATGGTGACCCGATGGAGGGAGCACTGCTGGTAGCCGGTTTAAAGGCTGGATTGGATATGGAAATGGAAGCCAAACAGTACCCCCGTACCGATCTTATTCCTTTTGAATCAGAACACCGCTTTATGGCAACACTTCACCATGATCATGCCGGTGATACTTTTATTTTTCTCAAGGGTGCACCGGAGCAGATATTAGAGATGTGTACCTATCAAAGAAGCCTCAATGATGACCGACCTTTGGATAAAAATTACTGGCTGGAGCGTATTGAAGCGTTGGCAGGGCATGGGCAGCGGGTATTGGCCATTGCCTCCAAGAGGGCACATCCTAAACAGGAAGAACTTCAATTCAGTGATCTGGAGAATGATCTGGTCATTCTGGGCATGCTGGGCTTGATCGATCCACCGCGGGAGGAAGCGATTGAAGCGGTGCAGATCTGTGACAGGGCCGGTATTAGAGTAAAAATGATCACAGGTGATCATGGTGCAACTGCACGTGCCATCGCGCAACAACTCAAACTTGTTAATACCCAGGATGTGCTTACAGGAAAAGAACTTGAGTTGATGAGTGAAGAGGTATTAAGCCAACGTGTGCTGGATGTTGATATCTATGCACGTGTGAATCCTGAGCATAAACTTTGTTTAGTAAGATTATTACAGGAGCATGGTTTGATCGTAGCAATGACAGGCGATGGTGTGAACGATGCACCTGCACTCAAGCGGGCAGACGTAGGTACTGCGATGGGACACAATGGTACAGAAGCTGCAAAAGAAGCTTCCGAAATGGTACTTGCAGATGATAATTTTGCTTCAATCACACATGCTGTAGAAGAGGGCCGTACCGTCTATGATAACCTCAAAAAAGCCATACTTTTTATTCTTCCGACCAATGGGGGTGAGGCACTGATCATTCTTGCAGCTATCGCATTTGGTTTTCATCAAATGCCATTGATACCCGTACAGATCCTCTGGGTCAATATGGTCACCGCTGTGACATTGGCGTTATCACTGGCATTTGAGCCACCTGAACAAAATGTCATGCAAAGACCCCCACGCGATGCCCATGAGCCTATACTTACAGCATATCTTATTTGGCGCGTTGCCTATGTCTCCATGATTTTGATGGGTGGGACCTTCGGGCTTTTTCTTTGGGAAATGGATCAGCATGCCACTATTGAGCATTCACGAACTGTAGCTGTAAACACACTGATCATGTTTGAGATTTTTTATCTGTTCAATTCCCGTTATATTACAGATTCGGTCTTCAACTGGGAAGGTCTGTCTGGAAACCGTTATGTATTGATCGCTATTGCTATACTTATCATACTCCAGCTTGGCTTTACTTATCTTAGACCAATGCAGTCTCTGTTTGGAAGTACGGCAATAGACTTTACTATATGGTTGCGCATTATAGTAGTTGCATCTTCTGTACTCTTCCTTGTAGAGCTTGAAAAGTATATTGTACGATACAGGGATAAAACCAAAAGTAATGGCCAGAAGTGA
- a CDS encoding bifunctional diguanylate cyclase/phosphodiesterase: protein MKKQKFYGFLRKQILLVIGFSFIPGLAYLGLGWMNDTMMPALILNSLVIVVSLWGWKLYRDFEFEEMDKEELKHWYRKLTFFFYIIFGLWTLAFLVYSQEVENKLHYIAICTQISISIVASILLFSDRKLFFPVLLILISPLIVYSLMIGELYGDGLAIFSLIFLGVLIYASDNSYNLIQKTYYQAQHDALTGLYNSRYLINYMDYMIKRTRSSEKCAYLLLIDLDHFKTINDSLGHELGDKVLQEVAKRIRDYCEDTHTIARLGGDEFAIISDQFYEDGNCQESAYTFSVELLRILKETYVVDRHHLYISASIGVNSIGNAFTEAGQFIKEADIAMYQAKAQGRDGIILFNDELAKEVEYRLEIERKLYFALENNEIELCYQPQFNRAQKIIGCEVLVRWNSPELGLVSPFEFVSISEKTGLIIELGNYIIEEAFKTLQAWEIKGLDLKQFSINISVRQFFHSTFLDEVKRLAEKYLYEETRKKIIFEVTETILIEDIYRITLIINKLKCLDFSFSMDDFGTGYSSLSALREMPIEELKIDRSFVIHLGERKSDELMITTILSLAKIYNLKTVAEGIETKEQFIFLLENGCDMFQGYYFSKPLSKDDFELFYKESFTKQLSI from the coding sequence ATGAAGAAACAAAAATTCTATGGTTTTTTACGAAAACAGATTTTACTGGTGATAGGATTTTCTTTTATACCTGGTTTAGCATACCTTGGACTAGGTTGGATGAATGATACTATGATGCCGGCTTTGATCTTGAATAGCTTAGTCATAGTGGTATCATTATGGGGGTGGAAACTTTATAGAGACTTTGAATTTGAAGAGATGGATAAAGAAGAGTTAAAACATTGGTATCGAAAACTCACATTCTTTTTTTATATCATCTTTGGCTTATGGACCCTTGCCTTTCTTGTATATTCCCAAGAAGTAGAGAATAAACTTCATTATATTGCCATTTGTACGCAAATCAGTATTTCAATCGTAGCATCTATCTTGCTCTTTTCAGATAGAAAACTTTTTTTCCCCGTTTTATTGATCCTGATTTCACCATTGATAGTATATTCTCTCATGATAGGGGAACTCTATGGTGATGGTCTGGCTATATTTTCTCTCATTTTCCTGGGAGTACTGATCTACGCATCAGATAACAGTTATAATCTGATCCAAAAAACATATTATCAGGCACAACATGATGCATTGACAGGTTTATATAACAGTCGTTATTTGATCAATTATATGGATTATATGATCAAGAGAACACGTTCTTCTGAAAAATGTGCCTATTTATTGCTTATTGATCTTGATCATTTTAAAACGATCAATGACTCGCTTGGTCATGAGCTAGGAGATAAAGTGCTTCAAGAAGTTGCAAAACGTATTAGAGACTACTGTGAAGATACACATACCATTGCCCGTCTTGGAGGAGATGAATTTGCCATCATCAGTGATCAATTTTATGAGGATGGAAATTGTCAAGAAAGCGCCTACACTTTTTCTGTGGAATTGTTACGGATACTGAAGGAAACGTATGTGGTTGATCGTCATCATCTCTATATCAGTGCAAGTATCGGTGTGAATAGTATAGGCAATGCATTCACAGAAGCCGGACAATTCATTAAAGAAGCAGATATTGCAATGTATCAGGCAAAAGCACAGGGCCGTGATGGGATTATTCTATTCAATGATGAATTGGCAAAAGAGGTTGAGTATAGGCTGGAAATAGAACGCAAACTCTATTTTGCTTTGGAAAATAATGAAATTGAATTGTGCTACCAGCCACAGTTTAACAGGGCGCAGAAGATCATTGGCTGTGAAGTGCTTGTTCGGTGGAACAGTCCGGAGCTTGGACTTGTATCACCGTTTGAATTTGTTTCGATCTCGGAAAAAACAGGGTTGATCATTGAATTGGGAAATTATATTATTGAAGAGGCTTTTAAAACACTTCAGGCATGGGAGATAAAGGGCTTAGATTTAAAACAGTTTTCGATCAATATCAGTGTAAGACAATTTTTTCATAGTACTTTTTTAGATGAAGTGAAACGATTAGCTGAAAAGTATCTCTATGAAGAGACAAGAAAAAAAATAATTTTTGAAGTGACAGAAACGATTCTGATTGAAGATATATATAGAATTACTTTAATCATCAATAAGCTTAAGTGTTTGGATTTCTCATTTTCCATGGATGACTTCGGAACAGGATACTCATCACTCAGTGCGCTACGTGAAATGCCTATAGAAGAGTTAAAAATAGACCGTTCGTTTGTGATTCATTTAGGTGAGCGTAAATCTGATGAATTGATGATCACCACGATTCTTTCTCTGGCAAAAATATATAATCTGAAAACTGTAGCGGAAGGTATAGAGACTAAAGAACAATTTATTTTTTTATTGGAAAATGGCTGTGATATGTTTCAAGGATATTATTTCTCAAAACCATTATCAAAAGATGATTTTGAACTTTTTTATAAAGAAAGCTTCACTAAACAATTAAGTATATAA
- a CDS encoding cation transporter produces the protein MANCESDMEINHRLEGKVLKILLSINAFMFMAEITLGILSESSALIADSLDMLADATVYGIALYAVGKSPLVKIKAAHLSGIFQVLLGVLVFADVIRRLIYGSEPESLLMIFVGMAALVANIICLILLSKYKKGEVHMRASWIFSKNDVIANVGIIISGGFVYLLETRFPDLIVGMIISIIVIRGGIDIIKDANHEKRVHSESCS, from the coding sequence ATGGCAAATTGTGAATCTGACATGGAAATCAATCATCGTTTAGAAGGCAAGGTATTAAAAATCCTCTTGAGTATCAATGCCTTTATGTTTATGGCTGAAATTACACTTGGTATCCTGAGTGAGTCATCAGCCCTCATAGCAGATTCTCTTGATATGTTGGCTGATGCAACAGTCTATGGTATAGCACTGTATGCAGTTGGAAAATCACCGCTTGTAAAAATAAAAGCCGCACATTTAAGCGGTATTTTTCAAGTATTATTGGGAGTATTGGTTTTTGCAGATGTTATACGCCGATTGATTTATGGAAGTGAACCAGAGTCACTCCTAATGATTTTTGTTGGAATGGCAGCTCTAGTAGCAAACATTATTTGTTTGATCCTGCTTTCAAAATACAAAAAAGGTGAGGTTCATATGCGTGCCAGTTGGATATTTTCAAAAAATGATGTGATCGCTAATGTAGGTATTATTATTAGTGGTGGATTTGTATATCTATTAGAGACAAGGTTCCCGGATCTCATTGTTGGTATGATCATCTCTATCATAGTCATTCGTGGGGGTATAGATATTATCAAGGATGCCAATCATGAAAAGCGTGTACATTCAGAGAGTTGCAGCTAA
- a CDS encoding phosphate-starvation-inducible PsiE family protein → MGNENKKDPFVEIGHELTDKLEDPFIDFLHKIIRMAVKVLATLMVLVIVWGIGDVIYVLYQRLLSPPFMLLNINDILATFGAFLAVLIAIEIFINITLYLKTNVIPVRLVVATALMAISRKVIIFDFGTITPLFVLSTAAVVLALGITYWLITKES, encoded by the coding sequence ATGGGTAATGAAAACAAAAAGGATCCTTTTGTAGAAATTGGTCATGAATTGACAGATAAATTAGAAGATCCCTTTATAGATTTTCTTCACAAGATCATACGTATGGCAGTAAAAGTTTTGGCAACTTTAATGGTTTTGGTTATTGTCTGGGGTATCGGTGATGTCATTTATGTATTATATCAGCGTCTCTTATCCCCACCATTTATGCTCTTAAATATCAATGATATCTTAGCAACTTTTGGTGCCTTCCTTGCCGTACTGATCGCTATAGAGATCTTCATAAACATTACACTTTATCTCAAAACCAATGTGATACCCGTCAGGCTGGTTGTTGCAACTGCATTAATGGCAATCTCACGTAAAGTGATTATTTTTGATTTTGGGACGATCACACCTCTTTTTGTACTTAGCACAGCAGCTGTTGTCTTGGCTTTAGGGATAACATACTGGCTTATCACTAAAGAATCCTAA
- a CDS encoding GDCCVxC domain-containing (seleno)protein: MKKELILKSEIKCPKCGHKKMETMPTDTCQWFYECENCGAILKPKKGDCCVFCSYGTVPCPPMQQDSGSCCQS, translated from the coding sequence ATGAAAAAAGAACTTATTTTAAAATCTGAGATCAAATGTCCGAAATGTGGTCACAAAAAAATGGAAACTATGCCAACTGATACATGTCAATGGTTTTATGAGTGTGAGAATTGCGGTGCAATTCTTAAGCCTAAAAAAGGTGATTGCTGTGTTTTTTGTTCATATGGTACAGTTCCCTGTCCTCCTATGCAGCAAGATTCAGGTTCTTGTTGTCAATCATAG